In Catellicoccus marimammalium M35/04/3, the following proteins share a genomic window:
- the metG gene encoding methionine--tRNA ligase, with amino-acid sequence MTEKETFYISTPIYYPSGKLHIGNSYTTIACDVMARYKRLMGCDVFYLTGLDEHGLKIQQKAEALGITPQEYVDNMAHEVKKLWNTLDISYDYFIRTTDENHEKAVQAMFERLIEQDDIYLGEYEGWYSVADEEYFTETQLAEVYYDDEGKVIGGKAPSGHEVELVKEECYFFRMGKYADRLLQYYEDHPDFIQPVSRKNEMINNFIKPGLEDLAVSRTTFHWGIPVKSNPKHVIYVWLDALTNYITALGYGSDDDTNFNKFWPANVHMVGKEIVRFHTIYWPIMLMALDLPLPKQVFAHGWLLMKDGKMSKSKGNVVYPEMLVARYGLDALRYYLMRAVPFGTDGVFTPEDFVGRVNHDLANDLGNLLNRTIAMVNQYCKGKVPKYNSSVTEFDGNLSKRAAELIGSYHKAMEHMEFTTALDRVWELISVTNKYIDETTPWKLWKEEDQQATLDSVMVHLCESLRVIALLLQPVMPNTAKEIFEQLGLSWKEPVSIKDIHFGEFPENTQVISKGQPLFPRLDIEEEVEYIKNQMQAGLPKEEKWDPEETTLVSTKPQSIKFDTFDQVELKVAEVIECQKVKGADKLLQFRLDAGDEGHRQILSGIAEYYPNPEELVGKKVVIVANLTPRKLRGEISQGMILSAEHDGQLTVIEVPKSIPNGSDIG; translated from the coding sequence ATGACGGAAAAAGAAACGTTTTATATCTCTACACCGATTTACTATCCAAGTGGAAAGTTACATATCGGGAACTCATATACAACAATTGCTTGTGATGTAATGGCTCGTTATAAACGTTTAATGGGTTGTGATGTATTTTATCTAACTGGATTAGATGAACATGGATTAAAAATCCAACAAAAAGCAGAAGCATTAGGCATTACTCCACAAGAGTATGTCGACAACATGGCACATGAAGTGAAAAAATTATGGAATACATTAGATATTTCTTACGACTACTTCATTCGTACAACAGATGAAAACCATGAAAAAGCAGTTCAAGCAATGTTTGAACGTTTAATTGAACAAGATGATATCTATCTTGGCGAATATGAAGGTTGGTATTCTGTAGCGGACGAAGAATACTTCACAGAAACACAATTAGCAGAAGTTTACTACGATGATGAAGGAAAAGTAATTGGTGGGAAGGCACCAAGCGGTCATGAAGTAGAATTAGTGAAAGAAGAATGCTACTTCTTCAGAATGGGTAAATATGCAGATCGCTTATTACAATATTACGAAGATCATCCTGATTTTATTCAACCAGTTTCTCGTAAAAATGAAATGATTAATAACTTCATTAAACCAGGACTAGAGGATTTAGCAGTATCTCGTACAACATTCCACTGGGGAATTCCAGTGAAATCAAATCCAAAACATGTCATCTATGTTTGGTTAGATGCGTTAACAAACTACATCACAGCATTAGGTTATGGAAGTGATGATGATACAAACTTCAATAAATTCTGGCCAGCAAATGTACATATGGTCGGAAAAGAAATCGTTCGTTTCCATACCATTTATTGGCCAATTATGTTAATGGCTTTAGATTTACCATTACCAAAACAAGTCTTTGCTCATGGTTGGTTATTAATGAAAGACGGTAAGATGAGTAAATCAAAAGGAAACGTCGTTTATCCAGAAATGTTAGTAGCTCGTTATGGCTTAGATGCTTTACGTTATTACTTAATGCGTGCAGTTCCATTTGGTACAGATGGTGTCTTTACACCAGAAGACTTTGTGGGTCGTGTGAACCATGACTTAGCGAATGACTTAGGAAACTTATTAAACCGTACCATCGCTATGGTGAACCAATATTGCAAAGGAAAAGTGCCAAAATATAATTCTTCTGTTACAGAGTTTGATGGTAACCTTTCAAAACGTGCAGCTGAGTTAATTGGTTCTTATCATAAAGCAATGGAACATATGGAATTTACTACAGCATTAGATCGTGTTTGGGAATTAATTTCTGTAACCAATAAATACATTGATGAAACGACTCCATGGAAATTATGGAAAGAAGAAGATCAACAAGCAACGTTAGATTCTGTAATGGTTCATTTATGTGAAAGCTTACGTGTAATTGCGTTGTTATTACAACCTGTAATGCCAAATACAGCGAAAGAAATCTTTGAACAATTAGGATTATCTTGGAAAGAACCTGTATCAATTAAAGATATTCACTTTGGTGAGTTCCCAGAAAACACACAAGTGATTAGTAAAGGACAACCTTTATTCCCACGCTTAGATATCGAAGAAGAAGTGGAATATATTAAAAATCAAATGCAAGCTGGATTACCAAAAGAAGAAAAATGGGATCCAGAAGAAACAACATTAGTTTCTACTAAACCACAATCCATTAAATTTGATACTTTTGACCAAGTTGAATTAAAAGTAGCAGAAGTTATCGAATGTCAAAAAGTAAAAGGAGCGGATAAATTATTACAATTCCGTTTAGATGCTGGAGATGAAGGACATCGTCAAATTTTATCTGGAATTGCAGAATATTATCCAAATCCAGAAGAATTAGTTGGGAAAAAAGTAGTAATTGTAGCCAACTTAACTCCACGTAAATTACGTGGTGAAATCAGCCAAGGAATGATTTTATCTGCCGAACATGATGGTCAATTAACCGTTATTGAAGTACCAAAGTCAATTCCAAATGGTTCAGATATTGGCTAA
- the trxA gene encoding thioredoxin: protein MAEAITDANFVEKTIDGLCLVDFWAPWCGPCRMQGPIIDELASELTDVHVYKLNIDENPDTTQRLGVRSIPTMFLMRDGEIVETIVGLHTKEQLLEIINSYR from the coding sequence ATGGCAGAAGCAATTACTGATGCAAACTTTGTAGAAAAAACAATTGATGGACTATGTTTAGTTGACTTTTGGGCACCTTGGTGTGGTCCATGTCGTATGCAAGGACCTATCATTGATGAGTTAGCTTCCGAGTTAACTGATGTTCATGTTTATAAATTAAACATCGATGAAAATCCAGATACAACACAACGCTTAGGTGTACGTAGTATCCCAACAATGTTCTTAATGCGCGATGGAGAAATCGTTGAAACGATTGTTGGTTTACATACAAAAGAACAATTATTAGAGATTATCAATTCTTATCGTTAA
- a CDS encoding folate family ECF transporter S component, whose translation MKTKKRTKKIVLLALLVAIMVIFSRFISIETEFLKFSFTFIPEAITGALFGPIWTPVATVAADFIGMWIAPKAQFFFGFTLNALITGVIYGYFLGKREVKWSNIAWAVILNAVIVRLILTPIWLYMMYHMPLLAIMPVRILKQCITVPLEIIALDLILRRLPLARWRKEIDG comes from the coding sequence ATGAAAACAAAAAAAAGAACAAAAAAGATCGTCTTACTGGCTCTATTAGTGGCCATCATGGTCATTTTTAGTCGATTTATTTCGATTGAAACGGAATTTTTGAAGTTTAGTTTTACTTTTATTCCAGAAGCGATCACTGGAGCTTTATTCGGTCCAATTTGGACACCTGTAGCTACGGTAGCTGCAGATTTTATTGGGATGTGGATTGCTCCAAAAGCACAATTTTTCTTTGGATTTACTCTAAATGCCTTAATTACTGGGGTTATTTATGGGTACTTTTTAGGAAAAAGAGAAGTAAAATGGTCCAATATTGCTTGGGCAGTAATTTTAAATGCAGTCATTGTGCGTTTAATTTTGACACCAATTTGGCTTTATATGATGTATCATATGCCTTTATTAGCCATTATGCCGGTGCGTATTTTAAAACAATGTATTACTGTACCACTAGAAATTATTGCGTTAGATTTAATTTTACGTCGCTTACCACTAGCACGTTGGCGTAAAGAAATAGATGGATAG
- the rnmV gene encoding ribonuclease M5 yields the protein MKEIKELIVVEGRDDIIRVQQVVKADCIETHGSAIDEAVFSLIEKAIEQRGVIVFTDPDFSGEKIRTTITQHFPQVKHAFLSKKEAAPAHKGSLGVEHASDEAILAALEGVSTPCRKEKASIPRSFLQAFGLLAGSDAKKRRAYLGEALHIGYTNGKQLQKRLAMFGITTEQIEAVMIQYEKIEN from the coding sequence ATGAAAGAAATCAAAGAGTTAATCGTGGTAGAAGGGCGCGATGATATTATTCGTGTCCAACAAGTGGTAAAAGCAGATTGCATTGAAACTCATGGTTCAGCAATCGATGAAGCAGTGTTTTCTTTAATTGAAAAAGCAATAGAGCAACGAGGAGTCATTGTCTTTACCGATCCAGATTTTTCTGGTGAAAAGATTCGTACTACCATTACCCAACACTTTCCTCAAGTAAAGCATGCTTTTTTAAGTAAAAAAGAAGCTGCCCCTGCACATAAAGGAAGTCTAGGAGTAGAGCATGCGAGTGATGAAGCGATTTTAGCTGCTTTGGAAGGTGTGTCGACACCGTGTCGCAAGGAGAAGGCATCTATCCCACGCTCTTTTCTACAAGCTTTTGGTTTATTAGCTGGAAGTGATGCGAAGAAAAGACGTGCGTATTTAGGAGAAGCATTGCATATTGGATATACTAATGGAAAACAATTACAAAAAAGACTTGCGATGTTTGGAATTACTACAGAACAAATTGAAGCAGTCATGATACAATATGAAAAAATAGAAAATTAA
- a CDS encoding L-lactate dehydrogenase, with amino-acid sequence MKKTSRKGVIVGTGFVGTGIAYSILNQNILNEMVLVDLNEDKAEGEARDLFDGVTYTNGNCRVKSGDYSECKDADVVIVTAGINQKPGQTRLELVDTNAKIMKSVIRSVMDSGFDGVLVIASNPVDVLTYVAWQESGLPQNRVVGTGTSLDSTRLRMQVANKLNVDPRDVSAFIIGEHGDSETAVWSHATVGGKPIMQMIEDGEGITKEDLDEMYVAVRDAAYYIIDRKGYTNFGIGLSTARVVKAILNDEHAILPVSAYFEGQYGLEDIYTGIPAIVTENGVERIVELHITDEEKAQLHKSASELREVLDSVR; translated from the coding sequence ATGAAAAAAACTTCAAGAAAAGGAGTTATCGTAGGAACTGGTTTCGTAGGAACTGGTATTGCGTACTCTATCTTAAACCAAAATATCTTAAATGAAATGGTCTTAGTAGACTTAAACGAAGACAAAGCAGAAGGTGAAGCTCGCGACTTATTCGACGGCGTTACTTACACAAACGGAAACTGCCGCGTGAAAAGTGGAGACTACTCAGAATGTAAAGATGCAGATGTAGTTATCGTAACTGCTGGTATCAACCAAAAACCTGGTCAAACTCGTTTAGAATTAGTAGATACAAACGCTAAAATTATGAAATCTGTTATCCGTTCAGTAATGGATTCAGGATTCGACGGCGTATTAGTAATCGCTTCAAACCCAGTAGACGTTTTAACTTACGTTGCATGGCAAGAATCAGGATTACCTCAAAACCGTGTAGTAGGTACAGGTACATCTTTAGACTCAACTCGTTTACGTATGCAAGTTGCTAACAAATTAAACGTAGATCCTCGTGATGTTTCTGCATTCATCATTGGTGAACACGGAGATTCAGAAACAGCAGTTTGGTCACACGCTACAGTTGGTGGTAAACCAATCATGCAAATGATCGAAGACGGCGAAGGAATCACTAAAGAAGACTTAGATGAAATGTACGTTGCTGTACGTGATGCAGCTTACTACATCATCGACCGTAAAGGTTACACAAACTTCGGTATCGGTTTAAGTACTGCTCGTGTTGTTAAAGCAATCTTAAACGACGAACATGCAATCTTACCAGTATCTGCATACTTCGAAGGTCAATACGGATTAGAAGATATCTACACAGGTATTCCAGCAATCGTTACTGAAAACGGTGTTGAACGTATTGTTGAATTACACATCACTGATGAAGAAAAAGCACAATTACATAAATCAGCTTCAGAATTACGTGAAGTATTAGATTCAGTTCGTTAA
- the rsmA gene encoding 16S rRNA (adenine(1518)-N(6)/adenine(1519)-N(6))-dimethyltransferase RsmA, whose amino-acid sequence MIEKDIASPSRTKEILQRHGFSFKKSLGQNFLTEPNILRHIAATAELNKESQIIEVGPGIGALTEHLARSGGEVLAFEIDGRLLPILEETLAPYDNVTVVNEDVLKVNLREIASQVFDLEKPIQVVANLPYYITTPIMMHFLESDLPVEKMVVMMQKEVAERIQAKPKSKAYGSLSIAVQYYMEASIAFIVPKTAFVPQPNVDSAILKLERRQQPLVEVKDEDFFFKVVKAAFQLRRKTLWNNLLHTFGKDEATKAWLEQSLSLAEIDPKRRGETLSIEEFASLANHMLECKQN is encoded by the coding sequence ATGATAGAAAAGGATATTGCCAGTCCTTCTAGAACAAAAGAAATTTTACAACGTCATGGATTTTCATTCAAAAAAAGTCTAGGACAAAACTTTTTAACCGAACCTAATATTTTACGCCATATCGCCGCTACGGCAGAGCTAAATAAAGAGAGTCAAATTATAGAAGTTGGTCCAGGAATTGGTGCATTAACAGAACATTTAGCTCGTTCTGGAGGAGAAGTACTTGCTTTTGAAATTGATGGTCGTTTATTACCGATTTTAGAAGAAACCTTAGCTCCTTATGATAATGTCACTGTAGTAAACGAAGATGTATTAAAAGTGAATTTGCGAGAAATTGCCAGTCAAGTATTTGATTTAGAAAAACCGATTCAAGTGGTCGCAAATCTTCCTTACTATATTACAACGCCAATTATGATGCATTTTTTAGAGTCGGATTTACCAGTAGAAAAAATGGTTGTAATGATGCAAAAAGAAGTAGCAGAAAGAATCCAAGCTAAACCAAAATCAAAAGCTTATGGTTCATTATCGATTGCAGTGCAATATTATATGGAAGCAAGTATTGCTTTTATTGTGCCAAAAACAGCGTTTGTACCTCAACCAAATGTCGATTCTGCGATTTTGAAATTAGAACGTCGTCAACAGCCGTTAGTAGAAGTTAAAGATGAGGACTTTTTCTTCAAAGTAGTGAAGGCTGCTTTCCAATTGCGTCGTAAAACGTTATGGAATAATTTATTACATACTTTTGGTAAAGATGAAGCGACGAAAGCTTGGTTAGAACAAAGCTTATCTTTAGCAGAAATTGATCCAAAACGTCGAGGAGAAACATTATCCATTGAGGAGTTTGCTTCCTTAGCAAATCATATGTTAGAATGTAAGCAAAATTAA
- the uvrC gene encoding excinuclease ABC subunit UvrC, giving the protein MNDLIKHKLKLLPDQPGCYLMHNEADEIIYVGKAKSLKNRVRSYFTGEHNEKTKRLVAELVDFEYIVTSSENEALALEMNLIQENQPKYNILLKDNRSYPYLKITKERYPQLKITRKVQEDQAEYFGPYPDIQAAKETKKILDRLYPLRKCGPNEKKPCFYHHLDQCSCPYYFQLDPKEYQKEVQKVRHFLQGDMDPVAERLEQKMNQAAAKQEYEMAAEYRDEWKAILKMKEEQKVTHAEDIDRDIVGYAVRQGKIGIQIFHIRHGKMIQRDMDSFYSIDSVEETVLTYLLQFYQQNLVPKEILVPVSLDIDALQQWIPTTIRVPKRGEKHSFVQLACKNAAKQLQDEWELQDKKIQRQKRGWDQLAEKLHLPFLHRLESIDNSHWQGKDNVSGLVVYIDGRKAPKQYRKFKIKESQGDDYRAMKEVVYRRYSRLQKEGEPLPDLLLVDGGKIQVEAAKEVLKEQLGLYIPVAGMVKDEHHQTRALLYGDPLQEIPLQDAREAFHLLEEIQQEVHRYALHFHQKTRRKSGLQSVLQEIPGVGVKRRQQLLSHFSDLSEMKNASVEDFMQIGIPKNVAHNVYDFFHRKDDKPSKM; this is encoded by the coding sequence ATGAACGATTTAATCAAACACAAATTAAAATTATTACCTGATCAACCAGGATGTTATTTGATGCATAATGAAGCCGATGAGATTATCTATGTAGGAAAAGCAAAATCATTAAAAAATCGAGTGCGTTCTTACTTTACAGGTGAACATAATGAAAAGACGAAACGTCTAGTTGCTGAATTAGTAGATTTTGAATATATCGTTACAAGTTCAGAAAATGAAGCTTTGGCTTTAGAAATGAATTTAATTCAAGAAAATCAACCTAAATATAATATTTTATTGAAAGATAACCGGAGCTATCCGTATTTAAAAATTACTAAGGAACGTTATCCTCAATTAAAAATCACAAGAAAAGTACAAGAAGATCAAGCAGAATATTTTGGACCTTATCCAGATATCCAAGCTGCAAAAGAGACAAAAAAAATCTTAGATCGCCTCTATCCTTTGCGTAAGTGTGGACCGAATGAAAAGAAACCTTGTTTTTATCACCATTTAGATCAATGCTCTTGTCCTTACTATTTTCAATTAGATCCTAAAGAATATCAAAAAGAGGTGCAAAAAGTACGTCATTTTCTTCAAGGCGACATGGATCCTGTTGCCGAACGCTTAGAACAAAAAATGAATCAAGCAGCAGCCAAACAAGAGTATGAAATGGCTGCAGAATATCGTGATGAATGGAAAGCCATTTTAAAGATGAAAGAAGAACAAAAGGTAACACATGCCGAAGACATTGATCGCGATATTGTTGGTTATGCTGTGCGCCAAGGAAAAATCGGAATTCAAATTTTTCATATTCGTCATGGGAAAATGATTCAACGGGACATGGATAGTTTTTATAGCATAGATTCTGTGGAAGAAACCGTCTTGACCTACCTACTACAATTTTATCAACAAAACTTAGTTCCAAAAGAAATATTAGTTCCCGTGTCGCTCGACATAGATGCGCTACAGCAATGGATTCCAACAACAATTCGGGTACCTAAACGAGGAGAAAAGCATTCATTTGTTCAATTAGCTTGTAAAAATGCGGCGAAACAGCTTCAAGATGAATGGGAATTACAAGATAAAAAAATACAACGTCAAAAAAGAGGTTGGGATCAATTAGCTGAAAAACTACATCTTCCTTTTTTACATCGTTTAGAATCTATTGATAATTCTCATTGGCAAGGAAAGGATAATGTTTCTGGTCTAGTGGTATATATTGATGGAAGAAAAGCACCAAAACAATATCGTAAGTTTAAAATTAAAGAAAGCCAAGGAGATGACTATCGCGCGATGAAAGAAGTGGTATATCGCCGATATAGTCGTCTGCAAAAAGAAGGAGAACCTTTACCAGACTTACTGTTAGTAGATGGAGGAAAAATTCAGGTTGAAGCTGCAAAAGAGGTATTAAAAGAACAATTAGGACTTTATATCCCTGTTGCAGGAATGGTCAAAGATGAGCATCACCAAACCAGAGCATTATTATATGGCGATCCATTACAAGAGATTCCTTTACAAGATGCAAGAGAAGCTTTTCATCTGCTAGAAGAAATCCAACAGGAAGTCCATCGCTATGCCTTACATTTCCATCAAAAGACAAGACGAAAAAGTGGATTACAATCCGTTTTACAAGAAATTCCAGGTGTAGGTGTGAAAAGAAGACAACAATTACTGAGTCATTTTTCTGATTTAAGTGAAATGAAAAATGCCTCTGTAGAAGACTTTATGCAAATTGGAATTCCTAAAAATGTTGCGCATAATGTTTATGATTTTTTTCATAGAAAGGATGATAAACCGTCCAAAATGTGA
- a CDS encoding endonuclease MutS2 — MKKLLSLLDYSFVIDELQQKVATPMVEEHIHQITPSFVKEEVQQALEQTKEAMTMLRLGKELPFLALTDPRQSLSRIKIGASIQALEILNLGHILKNAAQVLRKLEELEEEESFPELKALIQQLQPIPSLSGEIHRCINEQGQVEDSATERLAQLRRQIRQCEQQIRGQLSEMIRGKNSRYLSDAVITMRSDRYVIPVKAEYRNQFGGMVHDQSATGQTLFIEPKAIVELNNRRQQMKVEEKEEVQRILAQLIQEIMPHRQEIQQNAYHLGQLDVIQAKAKLAAEMKACIPEMSTTQSFSFLQARHPLLNPETVVPNDIYLGEEFQSLLITGPNTGGKTITLKTVGLLQLMLQTGMAIPVAEESTMTIFDQIMVDIGDEQSIEQSLSTFSGHMKNIIQILDRVGRHSLVLLDELGAGTDPQEGAALAIAILNRLLQKGALTLCTTHYPELKVYAYNEPHTCNASMEFDVQTLSPTYRLLIGAPGSSNAFEISLRLGLDPTLITEAKENMDHQTGDLANMIEQLENARQGYEEKEHAFTEKLSETEALQKELKEAFAAFKKEKAHLLKEAKKEANQVVEKASVEAKEIIQDLKEKQEHLDTKAVKEHELIAAQTQLNHLKSEEEQHLLKNKVLQREKKKQALAVGDEVLVESYGQRGTLVRPFKDGTWEVQLGILKMKLPESEFTRTKKAQEQQKETTMTTIQRSNSKGVKASLDLRGERYEEAMQKVEQYLDQALVAGYHSVTLVHGKGTGALRQGIQKLLQRHRHIDHFEYAPANAGGNGATIVYFKGA, encoded by the coding sequence GTGAAAAAATTATTATCATTATTAGATTATTCTTTTGTCATTGATGAGTTACAACAAAAAGTTGCTACACCAATGGTAGAAGAACATATTCATCAGATTACTCCTTCTTTTGTCAAAGAAGAGGTGCAACAAGCATTAGAACAAACAAAAGAAGCAATGACGATGTTACGCTTAGGAAAAGAATTACCTTTTTTAGCTTTAACCGATCCAAGACAAAGTCTTTCTCGGATTAAAATTGGTGCTTCCATTCAAGCGTTAGAAATCTTAAATTTAGGGCATATCTTAAAAAATGCGGCACAAGTTCTTCGTAAATTAGAAGAATTAGAGGAAGAAGAAAGTTTTCCAGAATTGAAAGCTTTGATTCAACAATTACAACCTATCCCTTCATTATCTGGAGAAATTCATCGTTGTATTAATGAACAAGGACAAGTAGAAGATAGTGCTACAGAACGTTTAGCTCAATTACGTCGTCAAATTCGTCAATGCGAACAACAAATTCGTGGACAATTATCAGAGATGATTCGTGGGAAAAATAGTCGTTATTTGAGCGACGCAGTAATTACGATGCGTTCTGACCGTTATGTAATTCCTGTAAAAGCAGAATATCGTAATCAATTTGGTGGGATGGTCCATGACCAAAGTGCGACCGGACAAACTCTATTTATTGAACCAAAAGCGATAGTAGAGTTAAATAATCGTCGTCAACAAATGAAAGTGGAAGAAAAAGAAGAAGTACAACGAATTTTGGCTCAATTAATTCAAGAAATTATGCCTCATCGTCAAGAAATTCAACAAAATGCCTATCATTTAGGTCAATTAGATGTGATTCAAGCTAAAGCAAAATTGGCTGCAGAGATGAAAGCTTGTATCCCAGAAATGAGTACTACTCAATCTTTTTCTTTTTTACAAGCACGCCATCCTTTATTGAATCCAGAAACGGTAGTGCCTAATGATATTTATTTAGGTGAAGAATTCCAAAGTCTTTTAATTACAGGACCAAATACCGGAGGAAAAACCATTACGTTAAAAACAGTGGGCTTATTACAACTCATGTTACAAACAGGAATGGCCATTCCGGTAGCAGAAGAAAGTACAATGACTATCTTTGATCAAATTATGGTAGATATTGGGGATGAACAATCCATTGAACAAAGTTTGAGTACGTTTTCTGGTCATATGAAAAATATTATTCAAATTTTAGACCGTGTCGGGCGACATAGCTTAGTGCTACTTGATGAATTAGGAGCAGGAACTGATCCACAAGAAGGGGCAGCATTAGCGATTGCGATTTTAAATCGTCTCTTACAAAAAGGAGCATTAACCTTATGTACGACACACTATCCTGAATTAAAAGTTTATGCTTATAATGAGCCTCACACTTGCAATGCAAGTATGGAGTTTGATGTGCAAACATTATCTCCAACGTATCGCTTATTAATTGGTGCTCCTGGAAGCAGTAATGCTTTTGAAATTTCTTTACGTCTAGGATTAGATCCAACGTTGATTACAGAAGCTAAAGAAAACATGGATCATCAAACAGGGGATTTGGCCAATATGATTGAGCAATTAGAAAATGCTCGTCAAGGTTATGAAGAAAAAGAACACGCCTTTACTGAAAAATTAAGTGAAACAGAAGCACTACAAAAAGAATTGAAAGAAGCTTTTGCGGCGTTTAAAAAAGAAAAAGCGCACTTATTAAAAGAAGCGAAAAAAGAAGCAAATCAAGTCGTAGAAAAAGCAAGTGTGGAAGCGAAAGAAATCATTCAAGATTTAAAAGAAAAGCAAGAACATTTAGATACAAAAGCAGTCAAAGAGCATGAATTGATTGCTGCGCAAACGCAATTAAATCATTTGAAATCTGAAGAAGAACAACATTTATTGAAAAATAAAGTATTACAACGAGAAAAGAAAAAACAAGCACTAGCTGTGGGAGACGAAGTATTGGTAGAAAGTTATGGGCAACGTGGAACTTTGGTGCGCCCATTTAAAGATGGTACTTGGGAAGTTCAATTGGGAATTTTAAAAATGAAATTACCAGAATCAGAATTTACAAGAACGAAAAAAGCGCAAGAGCAACAAAAAGAAACGACCATGACTACTATCCAACGTTCTAACTCAAAAGGAGTAAAAGCTTCTTTAGATTTACGTGGAGAACGATATGAAGAAGCAATGCAAAAAGTAGAACAATACTTAGACCAAGCATTAGTTGCTGGATATCACAGTGTAACGCTTGTTCACGGAAAAGGAACTGGAGCTTTACGTCAAGGAATCCAAAAATTACTTCAACGTCATCGTCATATTGATCATTTTGAATATGCTCCTGCAAATGCCGGTGGAAATGGCGCAACGATTGTTTATTTCAAAGGAGCATAG
- a CDS encoding CvpA family protein, producing MLSALIIILLFLAFYVGYRRGIVRNLFYFAGYAATVFVALLLGPRLGNHFTLWIPFPAPNLNTQLTFYSQDWLLKLEEPFYHLCGFLCICLLGWLLTHFIAHLLFAKCKLPTGALSQVNHILGGLLQVVVVYIFCLVGLLLLSVLPVPSIQAALENSTVVQWMWYQTPMLIPWLQNFILGM from the coding sequence ATGCTTTCTGCTCTTATCATTATCCTTCTTTTTCTGGCGTTTTACGTCGGTTATCGTCGAGGAATTGTCAGAAATTTATTTTACTTTGCTGGCTATGCAGCTACTGTATTTGTAGCCTTGCTTTTAGGACCAAGATTAGGAAATCATTTTACTCTATGGATTCCTTTCCCAGCACCTAATTTAAATACGCAATTAACTTTTTATAGTCAGGATTGGTTATTGAAATTAGAAGAACCTTTCTATCACTTATGTGGCTTTTTATGTATCTGCCTTTTAGGATGGTTATTGACTCATTTTATCGCTCATTTGTTATTTGCTAAATGTAAATTACCTACTGGAGCGTTATCTCAAGTGAACCATATTTTAGGAGGATTATTACAAGTCGTTGTCGTTTATATTTTTTGCCTTGTAGGGTTATTATTATTGAGTGTTTTACCTGTTCCTTCCATTCAAGCTGCTTTAGAAAATAGTACGGTGGTTCAATGGATGTGGTATCAAACACCAATGCTTATTCCTTGGTTACAAAACTTTATTTTAGGGATGTAA
- a CDS encoding TatD family hydrolase: protein MYFDTHTHLNDEAFLGKEEEYVARAKENGVTKMAIVGCNQETNAQSLALSTKFPELYSIIGFHPTDIKEYNEQTEQQLEAQLAEEKVVALGEIGVDYYWMEDPKEDQEKIFRRQLAIARNLHLPVSIHTRSKEKDSFEAYEDVYRILKEEKVPGIIHSFNGNVEWMERFLDLGMHISFSGVVTFKNAKMVQEAAKKVPKEAFLIETDAPYLAPVPKRGKQNEPAYVRYVAEYIADLCAVTPEEIAKQTMHNACTLFGIEEEK from the coding sequence ATGTATTTTGATACCCATACACATTTAAATGATGAAGCATTCTTAGGAAAAGAAGAAGAATATGTTGCACGAGCAAAAGAAAATGGTGTAACAAAAATGGCAATTGTTGGATGTAATCAAGAAACCAACGCACAAAGTTTAGCCTTAAGTACCAAATTTCCTGAACTTTATAGTATTATTGGTTTTCATCCCACAGATATTAAAGAATATAATGAACAAACAGAGCAACAACTAGAAGCTCAATTAGCAGAAGAAAAAGTGGTGGCTTTAGGAGAAATTGGTGTGGATTATTACTGGATGGAAGATCCAAAAGAAGATCAAGAAAAGATTTTTCGTCGTCAATTAGCAATCGCTCGTAATCTTCATCTTCCAGTGAGCATTCATACTCGTTCAAAAGAAAAAGATTCTTTTGAAGCTTACGAAGATGTTTATCGTATTTTAAAAGAAGAAAAAGTACCAGGAATTATTCATAGTTTTAATGGGAATGTAGAATGGATGGAGCGCTTTTTAGATTTAGGAATGCATATTTCTTTTAGTGGAGTGGTCACTTTTAAAAATGCAAAAATGGTACAAGAAGCCGCAAAAAAAGTACCAAAAGAAGCGTTTTTAATTGAAACCGATGCTCCTTATTTAGCTCCAGTACCAAAACGCGGAAAACAAAATGAACCTGCGTACGTACGATATGTCGCTGAGTATATCGCCGATTTATGTGCAGTAACACCAGAAGAAATTGCAAAACAAACGATGCATAATGCATGCACTCTTTTTGGAATTGAGGAAGAAAAATGA